Part of the Streptomyces antimycoticus genome, TGAACTGCGGGATCAGCGTGACCTGCGAGGGAATCATCAAGGTGGTCAGATACACGCCGAACAGCAGGCCGCGGCCACGGAAGCGGAGCCGGGCGAAGGCATACGCGGCCAGCGCCGCGGTGGCCGTCTCCAGGAGCGCCGTACCGCCGGCGAAGATGATGGTGTTCAGCAGATAGCGGCCCAGGGGGACGAGGTCGAAGGCACGGCCGATGTTCTCCGGATGCCAGCTGCCGGGCCACAGCGACGGCCGCGCCGCCATCGACTCGGTGTCGGACTGGAAGGCCACCAGCACCATCATCACGATGGGGGTGAGGGTGACCGCGGTGACCAGGAAACAGGTGAACACCAGCAGCCGCCGGGCCGCCACGGGCGAGCGGCGCAGCGCCGCGAGCGCGGGAACGTCAGAGGTCATAGTGCACCAGCCTCCGCTGGAGCAGGAACTGCGCCGCGGTGATGACCACGATGAACGCGAACAGCACCATCGATTGCGCGGCCGCGTAGCCCTGCTCGTAGTTCTCGAATCCGGTCCGGTAGATGTACATCACGAGGGTGGTGGTGCTGGTTCCCGGCCCGCCGTCCGTCATCACCAGGGCCTGGTCGAAGACCTGGAAGGAGCCGATGATCGAGGTGACGACGGTGAAGAACACCGAGGGCGACAGCAGGGGCAGTGTCACCTCGCGGAAGGTCCGCCAGGGCGAGGCCCCGTCCACCTTGGCGGCCTCGTAGAGCTGTTGCGGAATGGCCTGGAGCCCGGCGAGGAAGATCACCATGCCGAAGCCGAAGCTCTTCCAGACACTCATCACGATCAGCGCGGGCATGGCCCAGTCGTCCGAGATCAGCCAGGCCGGCCCGTCGATGCCGAAGACGCCGAGCACCGCGTTGATCAGCCCGTCGTGCGGGATGTAGAGCCAGACCCAGACGAACGCCACCGCCACGGTGATCGTCGCGTAGGGCAGCAGAAGCAGCGACCGGAACACCGCCATGCGCCGCAGCCCCTGATTGAGCAGCAACGCCAGCCCCAGGCTGACCAGCAGCGTCAGCGGCACACTGACGAAGGTGAAGTACGCGGTGTTGCCGAGCGCCGACCAGAATGTGTCGTCCGGTCCCAACCGGGCGAAGTTGTCCAGTCCGATGAAGCGGGGCGGGCTGAACAGATTCCAGTCCAGCAGTGAGATCACCCCGGCCGCGATGACCGGTCCCGCGGTGAAGACCAGGAATCCGGCCAGGCTCGGCAGGAGGAACAGCCAGGCGGCGAGCGTCTCCGAGCCGTGCCGCCGGGGCCGGCGGACACGCAGCGGGCCACGCGGTGTTCGCCGTGGGGCCGCGGTCGCCGCGGTGTGGGTGGGGGCAGCCATGGTGATCCTCCCTCAGGTGGCCTGGCGGACGGCGTCCCGGTGCTGGCGCATCAGGGCGTTCAGCCGTGGCATGACACCGTCGATCGTGTCGCCGGCGCTCTTTTGGCCGAGGAAGGCCCGGGGCAGGTCCTGGGCCAACAGCAGCCGGACGCGGTTCCAGTTGGTGGTGACGTCGAAGGGATGGCCACCGGCGACCTCGCCCTTGAGGATCCGCTGGACGATGCCGAGGTTGGCGGGCGGCGGTTCGAAGGCGCTCGCGGCCGAGAGCCGCGCCGGGTTGTTGCGCCCGGCCCGTGCGTAGATGTCCAGCGCCCCCGTGCTGGTGAGGGTCTTCAGCAGCCGCCACGCCAGGTCGAGGTCGTCGCCTGTGACCCCGGAGGGGATGGCGAAGCTGGATCCCGACACCCGCGGTCTGCTTCCCGCCGGGCCCGCGGGGAAGGGGACGATGTCCCATTCGAAGGACGCCTTGCGGACGTTGAGCACCTGCCAGGGGCCGTTCTGCATGAAGGCCACGTTGCCCTGGAGGAAGTTGGCCAGGGCGGCGCCGGAGGCGTTCTGGGTGACCAGGTTGTCGATCGGCGGGGTGGCCCGGTCCTTGGTGAACAGGTCGACGACGTAGTGGATGGCCTGCATGGCCTCGGGGGCGTCCAGGGGGCTGGTGTCACGGTCCCCGTCGACGACATTGCCACCGGCGCAGTAGATCCAGGACACCAGGTCGTCGATGGTCGGCGAGCAGGTGAAGCCGTACTGGTCTTTCGGCTTGCTCAGCTCGATGGCCAGGTGCCGGAAGGTGTCCCAGCTCATGGGCTCGGTCGGGGACGGCGGATCGACGCCGTTCCGCTCCAGCAGTGTCTTGTTGTAGTAGAGCACGGTCGGCGCCACATCGAAGCCGATGGCGTAGGTGCGGCCGGCGAACGAGGAGATGGACCGGATGGCGGGGTAGAAGTCGTCGAGGTCGAAGTCGGGGTCCGCGGCGATGAGATCGTCGAGCGGACGGTGCGCGCCGCGTGAGGCGTAGGTGGGGATCAGCCAGCCGTTCAGGGCGGTGACCATGCTTGCCGTTCCGCTGACGAGCTGCAGGTCGAGTTTGGTGGGGTAGCCGTCGGAGGGGGTGAGTGTCGAGGCCGATCTGATGTGCATCCGCCGCTCGACGTAATGCCCGAAGTCGGTCCAGACCCGCTGCTCCTCGGGGCTGCTGGACCACATGGACCAGGTGGCCGCGCCGGGCGGCGGGCCCGAGGAGCAGCCGCTGAGGGCTCCCGTGGTGGCGAGCCCGCCGAGGGCCGCCCCCTTGAGCAGGGCACGACGGGAAAAGCTGGCAGACATCGTCGTCTCCTCGCTGCTGGTTCGGGGTGCGGCCGGGTTCAGAGAAGAGCCAGGTCCAGGGCTTCGGCGCGGATGCGTTCCTCGTCGACCTCGACGCCGAGGCCGGGACCGGAGGGGACGGTGGCGGTGGCCGCGACGATGTCCAGGTTCGCCACGTAGAGATCGGCCAGCAGCTCCGGTCCGTTCAGTTCGGCGGGCAGGGCCAGTTCCAGCTGGCTGAAGAGGTGCAGCGCGGCCGCGAAGCCGATCCCGCAGTCGGTCAGCCCACTGGCCAGCACCTCCAGCCCGCCCGCAAGCGCCACCTGGGCCGTCTTCAGGGCGTTGCGCAGTCCGCCGGACTTGCAGATCTTGACGACCACCAGATCGGCGGCGTCCAGGCGCAGCGTGCGGGCCAGGTCCTGGGCGGTGAAGCTGCCCTCGTCGATGGCGACCGGCAGGCTGATCAGATCCCGCACCCGGCGCAGGGCGAGGGTGTCGGTGCCCGGCACGGGCTGTTCCACGCAGTGGAGGTGCGGCACGTCGCGTACCGCGTCCATCAGCCGGGTCAGGGCGGTCGGCCGGTAGGACTGATTGGCGTCCAGCCACAGGGGTTTGCCCGCGGCGACCTCCGCGACCGCGGTGATGGCCGCGGTGTCCGCGATGGGATCGCCACCGATCTTCACCTTGTAGGCGGTGTAGTCCGAGGACTGGAGCGCGTGCTCCCGGACGGCGGAGGGCTCGCCCACGCCGATGGCCGAGCAGAGCGGAACGGTGTCCCGGACCTTGCCGCCCAGCAGAGCGTGGACGGGCAGCCCGGCCAGTTTGCCGGCCGCGTCGTGCAGGGCGATGTCCACCGCGGCCCGGGCGAACGGAAAGCCGTTGGACACCGCGGGGCTCAGCCGGCGGCTCGCCCTGGCGTGGAACAACTCCACGTCGAACGGGGTGAGTTCGAGCAGGATGGGGGCCAGATGGCGCTTGATGACCACGGCGATCGTCTCGGCGGTCTCGTAGCTCCAGCTGGGCAGGGCCCGCTGTTCGCCCCAGCCGACGACCCCGTCCTCGGTGGTCAGCTTGACGAAGACGACCGCTCCCGCCTGATCGGGGGTGCCGACGGCGCCGCTGCCCAGCACGAACCGCCGGGCGAACGGCACGGCCACGGGGAAGACCTCGACCGCCGTGATACGCGACATGATGAGTGACTCCTGTCCAAAAGGTCGATGACGCGGACGGCCGGGTACGGAGCGCGGAGGTGGGTCAGGCGGCGATGGGCCAGGAGGCGGGGTCGACGAAACTGGAACCGCGGACACCCTTGTCCAGCCAGTCGGCGACATCCGCCAGCACATAGCCGGCCAGCGCCAGATGCCCGTCCACGGTGTCCCCGGCGATATGCGGGGTGAGCAGCAGATTCGGGCAGCTCAGCACGGACTCGCCCAGGTGCGGCGGCTCGGGATCGAAGACGTCCAGCGCGGCGAACAGCCGCCCCGCCAGCACCTGTTCGAGCAGCGCACCCTGGTCGACGGCCGGTCCCCGCGCGGAGTTGACGACCACGGCGTGGTCGGGGATCCGCTCGATGAGCCGGGCGCTCACCAGGCCACGGGTCTCGGCGACATCGGGCACATGGACGGAGACGAACGGGCAGCCGAGCGCCTCCTCGAGCGTGGCGGTCCGTACCCCCAGCGCGGCGGCCCGCTCCTCGTCCAGATACGGGTCGTACACCACCACCTCGCAGCCGAACGGCCGGAGCAGGGTGATCAGGGCGCGGGCCGTGGAGCTCGCGCCGAGGATGCCCACCCGGTGGCCGGTGAGTTCCCCGCCCCGGAAACCGCTCTGCTTCCAGCCGCCGGCCCGTATCGCGGTGTCGAACAGCGGCAGCCGACGGGCCAGGGTGAGCATCGCCGCCAGGCAGTACTCCCCCACGGACCAGGCGATCCGCCCGGCGGCCGAGAAGACCGTGACGCCCTGGTCGAGCACCTCGCGGTCGATGAGTTTCTTCACCGTCCCGGCGGCGTGTGCCACCACCCGGGGGCCACCGCCGCCGGACCAGATCGCCCGGTCCAGATGGGGTGTGCCCCAGCTGGTCAGCAGTACGTCGCTGCCGGCGGCGAGCCGGGCCACCACATCCTCGGTCAGCGGTTCATCGGCCCAGGTCACTTCGTAACGTTTCTCGATCAGCTGCCGGGCCTCGGCGCTGATCACATCGGCGGCACGCTGGGGGGTCATGGCGACGGCGAGTCTGGACAACCTGGCTCCTCGGACGGGATCGGCGCGGATCTGCCCTGGCGGTCGTCATGACCGTAGAGGCGGGCCGCCATGCCCGTCCAAGCCCACTTTCGCATCGCCCCATACTCTGAGGGTATGAACCTCTCCCTGCAGCAGCTCCGCGGCTTCGTGGCGGTGGCGGAGGAGCAGCACTTCGGCCGCGCCGCCGCGCGCCTGAACATGACCCAGCCCCCGCTGACCCGTCAGATCCAGGCCCTGGAACGCGCCCTGGACGTCGTCCTGTTCGAGCGCACCGGGCGGGGCGCCCGGATCACCGCCGCGGGCCAGGTCTTCCTCGACCACTGCCACCGGGTCCTGGCCCTGCTGGACGCCGCGCCGACCGCCACCCGTCGCGCCGCCGACGGCCGCGCCGGCACCCTGCGGCTCGCCTTCACCGCGATCGGCGCGTACGCCATCCTGGCCGACGTCCTGGACCTGGTGCATCGCCACCTCCCCGACGTCACCGTCGAACTGACCGAACTGGTCAGCCCCGACCAGTTCGCCGCCCTCTCGGAGCTGCGCATCGACCTGGGTCTGGTGCGGCCGCCCATCCCCGAGGGGTACGCGTCGCTGCTGGTCCACTCCGAGGATCTGGTCCTCGCGGTCCCCGCCGGCCACCCGCTGGCCCATGCCGGCGACGACGCCCCCGTCGCCCTGACCGATGTGGCAGATGACTACATCGGGTACAGCCCCGAGGGCTCCCGCTATCTGCACGACATCTGCGCCGCCATGATCGGCGTGGACCGCTATGCCGTCAGCCAGTTGACCTCCCAGGTCCCCACCATGCTCGCGCTGGTCCGCGCGGGCCTGGGCTGCGCCCTGATACCCCGCTCGATCATGACCATGGGCGTCCACGGCGTCCGCTACCGCGAACTGGCCCCCGCCGACGCTCACTCCGTCACCCTCCACGCCTGCTGGAGCCCCGACAGCCCCAACCCGGCCCTCCAGCGGCTGGTGGACGTCCTCGCCCGGGAGCGCCTGGGGAGCGGCGCCGTGACGCATGAGTCCAAAGGTGGCTGTGAGATAGGCCATACGCGGCCGAAGTAGCGGCTCAAAGACGTATAAACAACCGCTGCGCCATTGAGCACAGACCCTTCGCGGTCCGTATTCGCCGGTGCAAGCACGGGCAGACACTGCTCCGCACAACGACCGGCGTCCCCGCCAGGAGGCTCTATGCGATCCCGGTACTTCGTGACAGGTACCTCCCTCCTCATAGGTTCCGTGGTGGTCACCCTCGGCGTGATCATGTCGCCCGCCCTGACGGGTGTGCAGCAGGAGAACCAGACGAACCTGGCGAAGACGAACTCGACGCAGTACGGACCGCTCACCGGGGCCGACAAGGAGTTCGTGGTCAAGGTCCGGCTCGCCGGACTGTGGGAGTACCCCGTCGGTGAGCTGGCCCTCAAGAAGGGCACCACGGCGGCGGTGAAGACAGCCGGTGAACATCTCATCGTGGGGCATGCGCAACTGGACGACGCCTCACGGGACATCGCGCCCAAACTCGGCATCACCCTGCCCAACAAGCCCACGCCGCAGCAGCAGGGCTTCCTGGACACCCTCACGGCGGCCACGGGCAAGGACTTCGACAGCCAGATGGCCCAGATCCTGCGCATCACCCACGGCCAGATCTTCAGCTCCATCGCCAAGATCCGGGCGACCAGCAAGAACACCCTGGTGCGCCAGCTCGCCACCCAGGCCAACAACACGGTGCTGGACCACATCACGCAGATGGAGAACACCGGGATGGTCGACTACGAGCGGCTTCCCGCCCAGATCACCGAAACTCCGACCCAGGGCCCGGACTTCACCAAGCCGGTGATGCCCAAGCCCGGGGAGCCGATGGTGGTCCTGAAGAAACCGGCCTCGCTCGAGGGCAAGGGCGAACCGCCCACACCGTCCCCGCCCGCCCCGGTCGACGACGCCCCGGGCTCCTCGGCCTCCCCGACCACTCCGGGCGCCGCCGTCTCCCCCTCCGCACCCGCCGTTCGGTAACACACCGTCAGGACAGCGCAGACAAGCCGGGTGAAACGCGGGCGGTTTCCGCCACATCGGTACCGTCAAATCTCGCCAGCCTGAGCGGCACAGGGGTGCGAAACGACCCTGGGAGAGCCTCGTGGGCACCCCTGTCGGGCACCGCGCCGCGTTCCGGCTCCCTGCGCATGCGTACTCGACCATCGCACGACCGTCTACTGACCCATCCACCACGCCTGCAATGTGACGGTGGAATATGCGCCCGCCCGTCTGTGGCCCGGTGGGCCCGAAGCCGCTATGAATCCATACAGAGGACCGGTGACCTTGCCCGGCGTGGCACCGACAGGGGCTGCCGAGGCGTACGGGGCCCATGGGACGGCGGACCCTACTACACACTCCCCACCATTTCCGAGCATTACCGGATTTAACCCCCAACTGCTGAACCCTGCGTAACCTCTCCGTCACTGGCGAAGCGCCCCGGTGGGCGCCCGCCACGGGCGACGCAGGGAAGGGGAGGCCGCATGCCCGGAATCGACGAGTGCTTGCTGGAAGCGATGACCGTGAACGGCGCGCGCGGAGCCGCCGTGATCGAGTGGACCAGCGGACTCGCACTCGGCATGGTCGGCGAGGTCCGCGACGAGGACCCCGAGGCCACGGCGGCGGAGACGGCGGAGCTGGCCCGGATGGCCGCCGAGCAGCGGGCGTTCGCCGCGCTGGGCCCCGGCGGCACGAAAAGCGACGCCGAGAGCGGCGCGGACGGGGACGATACGGGCGGGGAGCCCGCCGTCGAGGACGTCATCGTCACCACCCGCACCTGCTACCACCTGCTGCGCTTCGTCGACACGGCCTTCGACAGCGGCGTCTTCTTCTATCTCTGGCTCGACCGCCGGGAGGGGAATCTGGCGCTCGCCCGGATGCGGCTGCGCGATATGTGCGGGCGTCTGGCGCTGATATGAGCATGCCCCGCAGGGCCGGTGGGCGAGCCGGCCACACGCCCAGCCTCACCGGGCTCGCCGCCGAGCGGGCCAGCGGCGCCCTGCTGTGCGACGCGGGCACCGTCTATCTCCGGGACGGCCAGGTGGTGCACGCCGAAAGCCCCGTGGCCCCCGGGATCGAGGTGCTGCTCACCACCGGGGGCGGCTGAGCGCCGACAGCTGGCGGGAGGCGGTGGGCCGGACGGGCCCGGACGGCGGGGTCGGGCGGTTCCTCGTCGACAGCGGCCGGCTGTCGGACGCGGAGCTGGAGATCTGCCATCTGGGCGCGCTGTTCGACGCGGCGTACTTCGCCCTCGGGCACGGCAGCGGCCCCCGCGGCTTCCAGCGGGGCGCGGCCCACTGGCTCGGACCGGTGCGCGCGGTGGGCGCGGTCGCCGTCGAGCGCGAGACCCGGCGCCGCGGCAAACTGCTGGACTCCCTGTGGCCGTATCCGCAAGTGGACACCGAGCCGGTGGTGCTCCGCCGCCCCGACGGCCGCGCCCCTGCCGTGACCTCCCGTCAGCGCGCGGTGCTGGCGCTGGCCGACGGGGTGCGCACCCCCGCCCGTATCGCGCGGGAGCTGGGCCGTCCCGCCTTCCACACGCTGATCGACATACGGCGGCTGGCGGCGGCGGGGCATATCGCCACACCACGGCCCGCCCGTCCCGGACCTCCGGGCCGCCCCGATCCGCCCGGCCGGTCCGGCGCCTGCGCGCCGCCCGCCCCGGACCGCGGTCCCGCCGCGGCCGCCTTCACCGACCCCGATATCGACCTGCTGCGCCGGCTCCGCGACGCCTTGGAGGCAACGCTGTGATTCCCCCGACCGACCCGCCCGCCCCGTGCGCGGCGTCATGAGACGCAGCCTGCGGCAGCGCACGGAGCGGAAGTGGCTGCTGGCCGCCGAGCCCGACGTGCTGGAGGAGCTGCGCCGGCTGCGGGCCCGGGTTACCCATGTGACCGGCGCCCTCGCCGCCACCAGCGACGGCGTGGTGCTGGCGCATGACACGGCCGTCGAGGCCGAGGGCGTGGCGGCGCTGACCGCCGCGGCCCTCGGGGTGGCGCAGTCGCTGGCGGGCGCCACCGGGCGGGGCGCCTTCCGTGAGCTGCTGGTCCGTGGCGAGGACGGCTATGTGGCCACCTATGCCGCGGGTTCCACGGCCGTACTGACCGTGCTGGCCGGTGACCGCACCAACGTCGGCCGCCTCCATATGGAGGCCCGCCGCTCGGGCGCCCGTCTCGCCGATCTGGTGAGCGTCGCCCTCAGCAGGGCCGAGCAGCCGCAGCCCTGACCACCACGACCTTCCCCCGCACGGCGCGTCACCCGCGCCGGCACCCGACCGGACATCAATGACATCGAAAGGAACAGCCACGATCATGGCGAACACCCAGACCGCGCTCAAAGAGGCGATGACGTCCATCGAGGGCGCCCTCGGCGCCGCGCTGGTCGACTACTCCAGCGGGATGGCCCTCGGCACCGTGGGCGGCGGAAAAGAACTCGACCTGACGGTGGCGGCCGCGGGCAACACCGATGTGGTGCGCGCCAAGGTGCGGACCATGGAACAGCTCGGTCTGCAGGACTCCATCGAGGACATCCTCATCACCCTCGGCAGCCAGTACCACCTGATCCGGCTGCTGAAGGGCCGGGACAGCCAGGGCCTCTTCCTCTATCTGGCGCTGGACAAGAACCGGGCCAATCTGGCGATGGCACGGCACCAGCTGCGCAAGATCGAGGCGGAGCTGGAGATCTGAGGTCCGGGCCGTACGGCCCCCGATACGGGCGCGGCGGGGCCGCTCGACGAGCGGCCCCGCCGTCTGACCGGCCCGGTCGGCATGCGCGGGGCCACCGCACTCAACGCACCAGGCAGGGACGCTTGTTGTCGAAGGTCCAGCCCGGAATGAGCGAGCGCATGCCGACCGCGTCGTCCCGTGCCCCCAGCGCCTTCTCCTGGTAGAGGGCGTGGGCGGCGAGGAGCCGGTCGCGGTCGAGCCGGATCCCGAGCCCGGGGCATCCGGGATGGCGATCTCACCGCCGGTGATCCGTGGCGGCTCGACGGTGAGCCGCTCCAGTCCCTCCTGCCAGATCCAGTGGGTGTCCAGGGCGTTGTACTCGCCCGGGGCGGCGGCTCCGCAGTGGGCCACCATCGCCAGAGAGATGTCGAAGTGGTTGTTGGAGTGACATCCCCAGGTCAGGCCCATCTCATGGCAGAGCTGGGCCACCCGTACCGACCCCTGCATGGTCCAGAAGTGGGGGTCGGCCAGCGGGATGGAGACGGACTGCAGCGCCAGTGCGTGGGTCATCTGCCGCCAGTCCGTGGCGATCATGTTGGTCGCGGTGGGCAGTCCGGTGGCGCGCCGGAACTCCGCCAGGATCTCCCGGCCCGAGTAGCCGTCCTCGGCCCCGCAGGGGTCCTCGGCGTAGGCGAGCGTGCCGAGCAGCGGCCGGCACAGCTCGATCGCCTCGCGCAGCGACCAGGCGCCGTTGGGGTCGAGGGTGATACGGGCGTCGGGGAACCGCTCCTTGAGCGCCCGTACCGCCTTGACCTCCTCGTTTCCCTCCAGGACGCCGCCCTTGAGCTTGAAGTCCTTGAAGCCGTAGAGGTCGTAGGTGGCCTCGGCCTGGCGGACGATCGCCTCGGGGGTCAGCGCCTCCTCGTGGCGGATGCGGTACCACTGCGCTTCCGCGCCGGGTTCGCGGACGTACTCCAGGTCGGTCCGGTCGGGGTCGCCGACGTAGAACAGATAGCCCAGGACTCGTACCGCGTCCCGCTGCTGTCCGTCGCCCAGGAGCGCGGCCACGGGCACCTCCAGATGCTGGCCCAACAGGTCCAGCAGGGCCGACTCGACGGCGGTGACGGCGTGCACAGTGGTGCGCAGATCGAAGGTCTGGGTGCCCCGGCCCCCCGCGTCGCGGTCGCCGAACCGCCGTCCGATCTCGCCCAGCACCCGCTTGTAGTCGCCCACCCGCGCCCCGACGACGAGGGATTCGGCGTCGCGCAGCGTCTGGGTGATCTTCTCACCGCCGGGGACCTCGCCCAGCCCGGTACGGCCCTCGGAGTCCTCGAGAACGACCACGTTGCGGGTGAAGTAGGGGCCGTGGGCGCCGGAGAGGTTCAGCTCCATGCTGTCCCGGCCGGCGACCGGATAGACGGCGAACGAGGTGACGGTCGGCTGGCTCATCGTGGCGTCCTTGGGTCGGTGTCGGAGGGGTCGCACAGGGAGGGTTCAGACGTTGCACAGGGAGGGTTCAGACAATGGCCTCGATGGCCAGCACGCCGCCGAGACCGAGGACCGCGAGCACGGTGGTGTAGGTGGTGCGCGCCTTGATGGCGTCGATGACGGAGAGGTTGAAGTACTCCTTGAACATCCAGAAGCCGGGGTCGTTCACATGGCTGAAGGCGATCGATCCGCAGGAGACGGCGAGGACCATCAGCTCGGGGTGGACTCCGCTGTTCTCCAGGAGCGGCTGCACCACACCGGCGGCGGTGACCACGGCGACCGTAGCCGATCCGAGCGCCACCCGCAGGACGACGGCGATGAGCCAGGCGAGGATGATCGGCGAGATGGACCAGTCGTCCGTGAGGTCCTTGATGTAGTCGGAGATCCCGCCCTCGACCAGGACCTCCTTGAAGGCGCCGCCGGCCCCGATGACCAGCAGGATCATCGCCATCGCCTGGGCCGCCGAGTTGCAGGAGGCGCTGACCTCGGCCAGGCTCCGGCCGATCCGGGGGCCGAACGCCCACACCGCCAGCAGCAGGGTCAGCAGCAGGGCGATCG contains:
- a CDS encoding carbohydrate ABC transporter permease, which encodes MAAPTHTAATAAPRRTPRGPLRVRRPRRHGSETLAAWLFLLPSLAGFLVFTAGPVIAAGVISLLDWNLFSPPRFIGLDNFARLGPDDTFWSALGNTAYFTFVSVPLTLLVSLGLALLLNQGLRRMAVFRSLLLLPYATITVAVAFVWVWLYIPHDGLINAVLGVFGIDGPAWLISDDWAMPALIVMSVWKSFGFGMVIFLAGLQAIPQQLYEAAKVDGASPWRTFREVTLPLLSPSVFFTVVTSIIGSFQVFDQALVMTDGGPGTSTTTLVMYIYRTGFENYEQGYAAAQSMVLFAFIVVITAAQFLLQRRLVHYDL
- a CDS encoding ABC transporter substrate-binding protein — its product is MSASFSRRALLKGAALGGLATTGALSGCSSGPPPGAATWSMWSSSPEEQRVWTDFGHYVERRMHIRSASTLTPSDGYPTKLDLQLVSGTASMVTALNGWLIPTYASRGAHRPLDDLIAADPDFDLDDFYPAIRSISSFAGRTYAIGFDVAPTVLYYNKTLLERNGVDPPSPTEPMSWDTFRHLAIELSKPKDQYGFTCSPTIDDLVSWIYCAGGNVVDGDRDTSPLDAPEAMQAIHYVVDLFTKDRATPPIDNLVTQNASGAALANFLQGNVAFMQNGPWQVLNVRKASFEWDIVPFPAGPAGSRPRVSGSSFAIPSGVTGDDLDLAWRLLKTLTSTGALDIYARAGRNNPARLSAASAFEPPPANLGIVQRILKGEVAGGHPFDVTTNWNRVRLLLAQDLPRAFLGQKSAGDTIDGVMPRLNALMRQHRDAVRQAT
- a CDS encoding mandelate racemase/muconate lactonizing enzyme family protein, translated to MSRITAVEVFPVAVPFARRFVLGSGAVGTPDQAGAVVFVKLTTEDGVVGWGEQRALPSWSYETAETIAVVIKRHLAPILLELTPFDVELFHARASRRLSPAVSNGFPFARAAVDIALHDAAGKLAGLPVHALLGGKVRDTVPLCSAIGVGEPSAVREHALQSSDYTAYKVKIGGDPIADTAAITAVAEVAAGKPLWLDANQSYRPTALTRLMDAVRDVPHLHCVEQPVPGTDTLALRRVRDLISLPVAIDEGSFTAQDLARTLRLDAADLVVVKICKSGGLRNALKTAQVALAGGLEVLASGLTDCGIGFAAALHLFSQLELALPAELNGPELLADLYVANLDIVAATATVPSGPGLGVEVDEERIRAEALDLALL
- a CDS encoding hydroxyacid dehydrogenase, yielding MSRLAVAMTPQRAADVISAEARQLIEKRYEVTWADEPLTEDVVARLAAGSDVLLTSWGTPHLDRAIWSGGGGPRVVAHAAGTVKKLIDREVLDQGVTVFSAAGRIAWSVGEYCLAAMLTLARRLPLFDTAIRAGGWKQSGFRGGELTGHRVGILGASSTARALITLLRPFGCEVVVYDPYLDEERAAALGVRTATLEEALGCPFVSVHVPDVAETRGLVSARLIERIPDHAVVVNSARGPAVDQGALLEQVLAGRLFAALDVFDPEPPHLGESVLSCPNLLLTPHIAGDTVDGHLALAGYVLADVADWLDKGVRGSSFVDPASWPIAA
- a CDS encoding LysR substrate-binding domain-containing protein — translated: MNLSLQQLRGFVAVAEEQHFGRAAARLNMTQPPLTRQIQALERALDVVLFERTGRGARITAAGQVFLDHCHRVLALLDAAPTATRRAADGRAGTLRLAFTAIGAYAILADVLDLVHRHLPDVTVELTELVSPDQFAALSELRIDLGLVRPPIPEGYASLLVHSEDLVLAVPAGHPLAHAGDDAPVALTDVADDYIGYSPEGSRYLHDICAAMIGVDRYAVSQLTSQVPTMLALVRAGLGCALIPRSIMTMGVHGVRYRELAPADAHSVTLHACWSPDSPNPALQRLVDVLARERLGSGAVTHESKGGCEIGHTRPK
- a CDS encoding DUF4142 domain-containing protein, encoding MRSRYFVTGTSLLIGSVVVTLGVIMSPALTGVQQENQTNLAKTNSTQYGPLTGADKEFVVKVRLAGLWEYPVGELALKKGTTAAVKTAGEHLIVGHAQLDDASRDIAPKLGITLPNKPTPQQQGFLDTLTAATGKDFDSQMAQILRITHGQIFSSIAKIRATSKNTLVRQLATQANNTVLDHITQMENTGMVDYERLPAQITETPTQGPDFTKPVMPKPGEPMVVLKKPASLEGKGEPPTPSPPAPVDDAPGSSASPTTPGAAVSPSAPAVR
- a CDS encoding roadblock/LC7 domain-containing protein codes for the protein MRRSLRQRTERKWLLAAEPDVLEELRRLRARVTHVTGALAATSDGVVLAHDTAVEAEGVAALTAAALGVAQSLAGATGRGAFRELLVRGEDGYVATYAAGSTAVLTVLAGDRTNVGRLHMEARRSGARLADLVSVALSRAEQPQP